A genomic segment from Juglans regia cultivar Chandler chromosome 14, Walnut 2.0, whole genome shotgun sequence encodes:
- the LOC118344532 gene encoding uncharacterized protein LOC118344532, whose protein sequence is MSPASKSKSKSKNKPSAGSVKEQQKTSSKPSGSNDNGGGSPASIYNSVSGTFHALETSSIASSPPFHDSGHFLNMDDTDEHSSSPHGTVSKYDSVSNNGSCSGESEDPKEKIAHFTPKQEAIPGSDIDRREKIRLKNERKHQRQREKRAQELHDRCSGYLMSRKLEELSQKLVRMGFPSERAIFALMLNEGKVEESVAYLLDGNEEEAQQKHITNLGSGANLKIDISEDLAWISVLEERYKCSKQEVERTVVTCEGDLEKAEDTLRAQKQEQSATPLKAEEIAETKNLIRPKEVPAASVTIQQRRNERDFNYPKETAAVATFPEPGNRNLQVLKSNQLKTLAEERWAATGSGPSASLNLVPPTQLAPPAGKVEVRVGVVGNEGRILQQGLGGLRGSVVVMQRPQSTNAKQDPVSSVSAFPSAVQWYGSSVPAVESIRSNGKVIQNQSRGSLGWENQSSEHFHHQAPYKDFPFSLGPVDPTSAGLGGSWRTSGASSPMVPSDPRGSRSTMGGSSHSLTFPSSLGLFSGHGSAGTFGLSSPMDWNTGGLMPELDYTNIDWTLNYPLPSKSNGLLLGLSSLLRNSSGMRLGSANGKFRSGLQDGGVATEAPSSAGSRDWTTPFAGKDIFSVPRQFVTFPSP, encoded by the coding sequence ATGTCTCCAGCATCAAAATCTAAGTCCAAATCCAAGAATAAGCCCTCTGCAGGGTCTGTGAAGGAACAACAGAAGACTTCTTCCAAGCCTTCCGGATCTAATGACAATGGGGGTGGCAGTCCAGCAAGTATTTACAATTCAGTCTCCGGAACATTCCATGCCCTAGAAACATCGTCAATTGCCTCTTCACCACCTTTCCATGACAGTGGTCATTTCCTTAATATGGATGATACTGATGAGCATTCTAGCAGCCCTCATGGAACAGTCTCCAAGTATGATTCTGTTTCCAACAACGGCAGCTGCTCTGGAGAGTCTGAAGACCCAAAAGAGAAGATAGCTCATTTTACCCCAAAGCAGGAGGCAATACCTGGTTCCGACATTGACAGGCGAGAGAAAATTCGTCTGAAAAATGAGAGGAAGCACCAGCGGCAGAGAGAGAAGCGGGCACAAGAGTTGCATGATCGTTGCAGTGGCTATCTCATGTCAAGAAAGCTGGAAGAACTTTCACAGAAGCTAGTGAGAATGGGGTTCCCTTCTGAACGAGCAATATTCGCGCTGATGTTGAATGAGGGCAAGGTAGAGGAATCAGTTGCCTACCTTTTGGatggaaatgaagaagaagctcaACAGAAGCATATTACTAACCTTGGAAGTGGAGCCaatttgaaaattgatattAGTGAAGACCTTGCTTGGATTTCAGTATTGGAGGAGAGATACAAATGCTCAAAGCAAGAGGTTGAAAGAACTGTTGTTACCTGTGAAGGTGATCTTGAGAAGGCAGAAGATACCTTGAGAGCACAGAAGCAGGAACAATCTGCTACTCCGTTGAAGGCAGAAGAAATTGCAGAGACCAAGAACCTAATAAGACCCAAAGAAGTGCCTGCAGCTTCAGTTACGATACaacaaagaagaaatgaaagggATTTTAACTACCCAAAGGAAACTGCGGCAGTGGCCACATTTCCAGAACCAGGGAATAGGAACCTGCAGGTTTTAAAGTCAAATCAACTTAAGACACTGGCAGAGGAGAGGTGGGCTGCTACTGGATCAGGACCTTCTGCTTCATTAAATTTAGTGCCACCTACTCAGTTAGCACCCCCAGCAGGAAAAGTGGAGGTGCGGGTTGGTGTTGTTGGAAATGAAGGAAGAATATTACAGCAAGGACTAGGAGGATTGAGGGGGTCGGTAGTTGTGATGCAACGTCCCCAATCCACAAATGCCAAGCAAGACCCTGTTTCTAGTGTAAGTGCGTTTCCTTCAGCTGTTCAGTGGTATGGAAGTAGCGTTCCTGCTGTTGAAAGCATACGATCAAATGGGAAGGTCATACAAAATCAGAGCCGAGGCAGCCTTGGTTGGGAAAATCAGAGCTCAGAGCATTTCCATCACCAGGCGCCTTATAAAGATTTTCCTTTCTCGTTAGGGCCAGTGGATCCCACATCAGCTGGCCTGGGAGGTTCTTGGAGAACAAGTGGTGCATCTTCACCAATGGTTCCTTCTGATCCTCGGGGTTCACGGAGCACAATGGGTGGATCCTCACATTCACTTACATTTCCATCCTCTCTCGGGCTGTTTTCTGGTCATGGTTCAGCAGGAACCTTTGGCTTGTCTTCGCCCATGGACTGGAATACAGGGGGCTTGATGCCTGAGTTAGACTATACCAATATAGATTGGACATTGAATTACCCATTACCTTCCAAATCAAATGGGTTGTTGCTGGGGCTTTCTTCCTTATTGAGGAACAGTTCAGGGATGAGGTTGGGCAGTGCAAATGGAAAGTTCAGATCAGGATTGCAGGATGGTGGAGTGGCTACAGAAGCACCATCTTCTGCTGGTTCGCGTGACTGGACAACTCCTTTTGCAGGCAAGGACATCTTCAGTGTGCCCAGGCAGTTTGTTACTTTTCCATCTCCTTAG